The Rosa rugosa chromosome 1, drRosRugo1.1, whole genome shotgun sequence genomic sequence tgaggttaaaaaactgttggtggagcaagtgggcaatttttaagctgaaattgggtaaatgatcatttcccctaaaatttaaaaacaagatctcaacaaaaattaatttgttttatagatacagacaaaacatttcaaataaaactataaaacttttttttttttggacaaactataaaacatttaaaaccaaAAGCTTATCAAAACTTtcgtaattcttttttttttcctgtcattcatatatatttttaattgaagttgaaagttttttcttttgataGTCTCATTTTTTATAGCCATATTGCCACAATATGAGTGAAAATAAgtgatattacaaaaaaaaaaatgtaattttaCAAATTTATCCTTGAAAAATTAGTCACATGTTTGGCACATGTCAGTTTTTAATGGAACATTAACGGAAGTTAGTGATAGGTACCATTTGAAAtaaaatcgaaaagttcaggtactaaTTGTGATttaaattgaagttcaggtatcatcgataaaatagatgataagttcaggtaccatttgtgataattacCCTATATATAATGTAGAATATAGttctctattttcttttcttctgtttctttatATCTGATCTTGCATGTAGGGGTCGACAATTTCAACTCTAACACCGGCTCGTCATATTGGCTTCGTACGTactactgtttggctccaattttgttgcagctggtcaacagtctcttttcttgcgcgggcgtgccagcaccgtcgggtgcggtcgtcgggggtgtcccttgacctgacttctgttgagcgattgtagacgaggagagcaccaacctcgtcgcgggattctttgtgcctcgtggcgaggacttttgttgagcttcttgaaaatcacaatcgatactcgatgttgtagatcgagcagagcgagaaccactgggaagtgaggagaacttgctaaagcgtgactttagcttggctgggttgctagggcgttacccttgcttggctggttctgtaaccgttgtggttgcggcactaccgtcggctcccgaggagactaggaccgaagtacgttggcagagggtttggtggcactgaaagtcggcttctgagaagactaggactaggagtgtgatcaccggtaagagaaagagaaggagaggagttgctcttagagaggttgctctagagagaacttagatcatcttagagatgttttgatgttgtgaatgtgtgtctagaatgagaggagaaggtgtttatatagggaagaaaaagaagagtgaaatgatgagtggaagaaaaataatgaaagtggagtatgaaagtgatttgtaaaatatggaaaagatagagaaatgatgaaatgaaagcaaagcatgaaggtgcagaaacatggaagtgatgatgatctattaaagagattgtagtagaaaaatatatccaaggaaaaaaagaaaagcatctagctttcttcatgtgggtaggaaacatgaacatgtgaatattaagctggttttaggtcagtttctgcccctttattccttcaattatttctccaacaagacttcagaatgagccttcaacttcttcataaaaaatgttccactatgagtgtagatcatcctgacaaagtttcagagctttattccatgcggttgggccggaaatgctgctggacctcttacaggtccagttttccagttttgcttctgtagaaaattggactgattgtttgaaggccttccactcaaaactagctctggtactcttcataagaaatgatccttgggctttctagatttaatctggaaagtttcagcgcatttgaatttcgtttggttagtctgtcgcccctccttccttgtttagctcggtttatcctagccgaagtaggaaaatgtgctaaagttgacttttcatgctttcatgcttccatagtaggctttatttagcctctaaatatatatttcgaacttgtcgacaatatatagcttgagccactgacattggctcaatttctccaacacatgccttgtcaggccaaaatgttcattttgggtccaaacaactaCGACCATAGATCttaattttctgttttcttattCAATTATTGTAGCGAGTTCTCGAAAAAGTTTGATTCACAACTGtatgatttattttcttaataatctaaatttagagaaaaaatgaaattttcatTCAATTGAAAAACATTGGGATGGATTCCACTTTTCCTCTGAATTTTCAGAGAATGTATCGATCGCTGAAACTTTTGATGTAACCCTTGATGACAACCTATCCATAATAACAACATTGTTCTCTACGAAACGACAGTCGTTTTCTGGAAGTAGAACACGTGCAATATACCCTCCCATGGTCACCACTCACTCACCCGCTACCTTTCGTCTCAGAGCCCCCTGTCTGATTCTGATTCTGATTCTGATATAAATATTCAACCCCTCCAATCTTGAAATTCAATCATTCATTCTTAACATCAATGGCTTTCCCCAAATGGGTTTCTTTGATTTTCATACTCTGTATGATTACGCCACTGCCCATTTCCTCAAACCAATCTTCGAGCCCAGAAGTGGAGCTGGCTCAAATCCCAGTCTTGTTTCTTGAACATGCTAAAAGAAACGAGCTTTTCGATCGTATGGTGAGTATCAGAAGGAAAATCCATGAAAACCCAGAGCTTTGTTATGAGGAATTTGAAACCAGTAAGCTTGTCAGAGCTGAACTTGACCGGCTGGGCATCCCTTACAGATACCCTTTGGCTGAAACCGGCGTTGTTGGCCTTGTTGGGACGGGTGGTCCACCCTTTGTTGCAATCAGAGCAGACATGGATGCTTTGGCTATGCAGGTTTAGTgcaagtttgaagctttttgaccatctttttcttttcttttttctatttactGTTGCTTGCTATTGTCAATTGGTTAGTGTCTTAAACAGTTCTAATTTTGTTAGCTACTATTGGTTCGAGGTTCAGCTAGATGGGAATAATGTTTACTGTTGCAGGAGAGTGTGGAGTGGGAGCACAAGAGTAAAATTCCAGGGAAGATGCATGGATGTGGACATGATGCTCATGTTGCCATGCTTCTTGGAGCTGCAAGTATACTTCAGGAGTATCGCCACAAATTACAGGTCTCTTTTTGCGGGTTTGAAATCAAATGAATTCATACAttttctttggaagattgatTTCATTGTCTAGTTGGTTTTCACATTAGGCTGAATGTTTGCTTTACTAGCTAATTTCATGTGTTGAGTCTGTTCCTGTTCATATGGTATACTCGTATCAATGTCCTGGAGTGTATGTTCTCATCTCCCAATGAAAGTTCTCTCAGTTGTTTCTTGTTTTCATATAGGGGACTGTTCTTCTTGTTTTCCAACCAGCTGAGGAAGGAGGCTCAGGAGCAAAGAAAATGATAGATGAAGGTGCAGTGGAGCATGTCAGTGCCATCTTTGGGTTACATGTCGCTGCTGAGCACCCCATTGGTTCAGTGGCCTCCAGACCTGGCCCTATTTTGGCTGCGAGTGGATTTTTTGAAGCCGTAATAAGTGGGAAGGGGGGTCATGCTGCAATTCCACAGCACACAATAGACCCAATCTTGGCTGCTTCCAATGTTATTGTTAGTCTGCAACATCTTGTTTCACGTGAAGCCGACCCCTTGGATTCACAGGTTtgctctccctttctctctatTCTCGCAAGGCCATTGTCATGTCTCTGTTCCCCTCCAATTGCAGCTTGATTCAAATACCTTTATGTGTAGTTCCATGTGTGTTATTGTTAGTCTGCAACATCTTGTTTCACTTAGCAAGTAGCATGTGAAACCTTGATCCCTTTACGTTTTTTCATGTCTGCCTGTGAAACCAGCATCCCATTTAGATAATTGTCCTTAGGATGCTGTCGTGATATGAAGAATCTATGTGATCTTTTCTAGACTTTCcaaatttttaatttcatcTCTGAAGTAAAAGTTCTACCCAGATCAAGTTCCTTTTTCCAATATAGAAAGCAATGAAAAGCAATTCACTTTCCCACCACCCTAAACCTTAAAGCGTGCTATATGTCAACTGTTATTCATATGCTTCTTAGGCCCCTCTTTGCCAGCAGAGCGCTATTTACTCTGTATCCATCTGGTTACATGAAAGCATATCTTGCAGGTTGTGACTGTTGGAAAATTCCACGGAGGTGGTGCATTTAATGTTATTCCAGATTCTGTTACAATTGGTGGTACTTTCAGGGCATTTTCAATGGAGAGCTTTATCCAACTTAAACAAAGAATCGAAGAGGTACGCTTTTATCAAACATCCTGGCTGCTGAACTTGAGATTATTCTGTGCTGGTATTTTTCTCATTACGAAATGTTCCTCATAAATGTTATTCTATAAAATCGAGTTGCAGGTTATTACTAGACAAGCCAGTGTTCAGAGGTGCAATGCAACTGTCTTATTCAATGAAATTGCGCAGCCCTTTTACCCTGCAACTGTAAATGACAAAGATTTGCACGAGTACTTCCGGAAAGTTGCAGTCGATTTGGTGGGCCCTCAGAATGTATTTGAGAAGCAACCACTGATGGGGGCGGAAGACTTCTCATTCTATCAAGAAGTAATTCCAGGGTACTTCTTCTTTCTTGGTATGAAGAATGACTCTCAAGGACAGTTCAAACCAATGCATTCACCATATTTCAGAGTAAACGAAGACGTGCTTCCTTATGGAGCTGCATTCCATGCATCACTGGCCGCCAGGTACCTCCTGGAAAAGCAACCGAAATCTACCTCAACAGCAGACCAAAAAACGAAATCCACTTCAATGAAAGGGAACTTTCATGATGAGCTATGAAGTGATAGGATGATTAGTATCGGTAGTAAAGGTTCTATTCATGTAAAACCATTTTTATGTGCATTTTTTTGCATGTAAAGCTGACTTGGTATAAATAATTTCAGCTAACCTGTTGATGTTAGAAGTGATTATATGCGCACAATTGCAGTCATCAATCTTGAAAAATTGAGGAATGCTTTTATATTTTCCCAAGTTCTACTTCAATAGATTCTGTCCCGATACATCACCAAAGATCCAATGGCACTCTATTTACCACATCAGATGCACGTTATTTAAGATTGAACTTTCCCACAAGGATTTGAGATATTCTAGTCTATCTTattgaagaaaagaaataaacatGAGGTCTTTTATGAAAAGATTTCACACTAATTATTGATATTCAATCTTTAATAATTGTAATTGGATGCATATCATAATCATTCCTAAAATTGGTGGCATTGAAGCTCTGAAAGGAAACAAAATCACATGCTAATCAATCCATGGAAGTAGATTCTGTTTCCAAGCAATATCCCAACCATGAAAAGCTCAAGGGACTTCATATGAATTGTCAAGATTGCTGCTAAATCTCCAATTAATATAAAGTAACTGATTACTGTTCGATTTCTTACCAGATTTACATCAGTAAATAATTAGACTTAACCTAGTACTCTGGAGCTTGCGCATATATGTATGAACAAACACATTGGTTCCCTCCCTGATAGAGAAGTAAAAAGTTAAATCTGAAGGGTGAAATAATACTGGTGATCATGGGCGATATAAAGTTGACGTTTGATAGTACATGGGATTGCGGGGTATACGA encodes the following:
- the LOC133712438 gene encoding IAA-amino acid hydrolase ILR1-like 4, producing the protein MAFPKWVSLIFILCMITPLPISSNQSSSPEVELAQIPVLFLEHAKRNELFDRMVSIRRKIHENPELCYEEFETSKLVRAELDRLGIPYRYPLAETGVVGLVGTGGPPFVAIRADMDALAMQESVEWEHKSKIPGKMHGCGHDAHVAMLLGAASILQEYRHKLQGTVLLVFQPAEEGGSGAKKMIDEGAVEHVSAIFGLHVAAEHPIGSVASRPGPILAASGFFEAVISGKGGHAAIPQHTIDPILAASNVIVSLQHLVSREADPLDSQVVTVGKFHGGGAFNVIPDSVTIGGTFRAFSMESFIQLKQRIEEVITRQASVQRCNATVLFNEIAQPFYPATVNDKDLHEYFRKVAVDLVGPQNVFEKQPLMGAEDFSFYQEVIPGYFFFLGMKNDSQGQFKPMHSPYFRVNEDVLPYGAAFHASLAARYLLEKQPKSTSTADQKTKSTSMKGNFHDEL